From the genome of Anopheles funestus chromosome 2RL, idAnoFuneDA-416_04, whole genome shotgun sequence:
GACTTTCTTCTCGTGCTCAACAACAAGTGGCTTAACCTTGGCGTAATGAGTGGAGTGTTACCTCAGTGAATCTTAAGCTAACTGTAACATTAATATAGAAGATAGGAAAGTCACGAAAGCTATAGTTCAGAATGTCCCAAGAAGATAATGGTACGGCATCGGCAGAAGCCGAATTACTTGCCGCTGATGACCAAGGCAATTCGGACGTGAGTTGGTGCACATACAAGACGATGatgaaattttgaatgaaaaaacacttttcccgTTTCTCGTTCCAGGGCACCGTTGAAGGACAAGCGGCAGCAcaattgcagcagcagcaaccgtcACGCGCTGAATCGTTCTTCGCCATCACCAAATCACTGATCATTAGAgcattgattatttatttcatctcTTCGTTCTTTCGCCGTCCAGCACCGGATGCCGGCGTAAACCAGCAGGCAACGGGCAAATCGAAGATTAATGCCTGGAATCTGTTCGACAATGGTACCGTTTTCGATTTGCACGTATACATTTCGGAAGATCAGTACAATGTGGACTTTAACGATCCGAGCAGTTTAGTTTGGCTGCAGGAGGGCCTAATTTACGGCGATTGGTACGGTGGGCGCGAAAAAGATGGCATTTTTACGCTTAACACTCACATCAAAGCCTCCGAGCAGCTGATGAACAATGGATCGATATACCTGCACACGTACGTCACGAAGACGGGTCTCAGCCCAAATCCGGCAGCGGGTGCAGAATTTGCGGGCAAAAACATGGGCCATGCAAGGGCCATGCTGAGCAAATACAAAAGGATCAAGCGCACCAAAACGCATAACTTGCTGGCgggagaaaaggaaaagttcgAGAAGGAGTTGGAAAATGCGCTGGTAGATGATAAGATACTTGCGCACTGGCATCCTAATCTTACGATAAATCTTGTCACGGATCAAACGAATTGGGTGAAAGGATCTGTGCCGCCGCCGTTGGACGAGTACATCAAATTTCTCCCCGGAGGACAAACGTACCTTCCGATCGTTTTCTACAACGACTACTGGAACATGATGAGAGATTATCAACCCATTAACAGCACGACTCCGGTGCTGGAACTGAACCTATCGTATCAACCACTGTCGCTGTTCAAGTGGCAGCTGTACGCGGCCCAAACGATGCGCAATAAGTGGGCGAACAATATGTTCACGGAAGCGCTATCCGGTGGTACCGAGACGGACGAAGATCAAGACTCGTTGAAGGAAGCGTTACTGGACAATAATCCTTATTTGCTGGGCGTGACGATCGTGGTAACGATTCTGCATAGCGTATTCGAGCTGTTGGCATTTAAAAACGACATCCAGTTCTGGAACAACCGCAAGTCGCTGGAGGGTCTCTCCGTTCGATCAGTATTTTTCGGTGTATTTCAATCGTTGATCGTGCTGCTGTATGTGCTGGACAATGAGACAAACTTCATGATTAAGATCAGCTGTCTGATGGGGCTCGGTATTGaggtgtggaaaatccagaaaGTTGTCAACATCAACATTAGCAAGGAAAACCGCGTCTTCGGCTTTCTGCCACGGATCAGCTTCACCGACAAGGGATCGTACGTGGAATCCAGCACAAGGCATTACGATAACCTTGCATTTAAGTATCTAGGATGGGTGTGTTTCCCGCTGCTGGTGGCATACAGCGTATACAGCGTGCTGTATCAGGAGCATAAAGGATGGTATTCGTTTGTGCTCAATATGCTGTACGGATATCTGCTCACCTTCGGCTTCATCATGATGACGCCGCAGCTGTTTATCAACTATAAGCTGAAGTCGGTCGCTCATTTACCGTGGCGAATGTTGACCTACAAATTTTTGAACACGTTCATCGATGATATTTTTGCCTTTGTGATCAAAATGCCTATGATGTACAGAATCGGATGCTTCCGTGACGGTAAGTCTAATGCTTGTGTATCTATTATGAATGTGTAAATACTATAACaatgtccattttttttcggtgttccAGATATTGTCTTCTTTATCTTCCTTTATCAACGCTGGATCTATAAGGTCGATTCGAAGCGTGTGAATGAGTTTGGTTTCTCGGCGGAAATGCTTGAATCCAAGGGCGACGCTACTAAAGCGAACGCAGCGTTGACTGAACCTAGTCCCAGCAGTGGCGATGAGCAGGAGTCACCGGAAACAGCCAGCCAGCCCTCTTCCCCcaatgcaaagaaaaagaagaacaaaaagtcTTCCCCAAAACGCAAGGGAGGCAACAAGTCGGCCACGGATAAGAAAGATGACTAATCTGCTGCACCATTAGTGTAATACAACCCTTAGAACTGCTTTGCCGCCCCCATGCATTGGAGCAAAAACACGTGAGGCAACTGTTGTCTTTATAATTGTATCTTTGGTGCATTCATTGCACTAATCACGAATTTGTTTTCTACCTAtagtatatttaattttcatcataGTTAATCCCAACGACGCAGTATAACAACCTACTGACGATCGTATACAGCTAAAACTAATAGTTATACTACAAGCTTTACTAGGTTCATTCATTGCCCTATAAAGACTATTGTTATGAAATAGTCGTGTAGCAAAGAAAGGAATGAATTAACGGTATGTTTTACAATGATCAAAGTACGTGTTTAGTGTAGTATGATAACTCAAAGCGTGAATTTCAAAAGCGAACAAAGAATTATTCGATTGGccgtcatcgtttttttttttcgttagtgCAAATGCGCTCCATGATGACAAAGTGTCTCAAGCACCATTGGTGCATTTGGTTAAGTTGCACATCGTTTTGATAAGGCACTTTGGGTTATCTTTATTGTTTGTTCAGTTTGCGCGATAGGCGAACGTGCTCCTGGCTTTTGTAAACATTGCTATGCTAATCTCGTTGATCGGACGACCCGATGATCAGCCGGGATATCTTGTGGGGCGTCTCCACTAGATTTTGGTGCGCTTTGTAACGCCGTATATAATGATAAACATAACTGGTGCCGTGGAAATATTCAAACGGGCAACTAAACaagtaaacataaaataataaaatgttctAGTTGTagagaaaagtaaaacatatttcgttttcattttctgctTTTGCTGAATAGATATTCGAAAAGTTCTGTAATGCCGCTCATTACAAGTTAACGAAATGTTgggtatttattttcaaatttatttgtttatctttAGCCAGACAACAAtttgaaagtttgtttttcctgcttGATGACCCCTGATGAGAAATGTCAAAATAGTATCAACATTTCGGTGACGAAAGCAACTCACTGTTTAGCATATTTCCCATCCCGTGCCTAGATGGCAAAACAATTGACCTGAAATGTATTCCGAATGGGCCTCACTGTATCCAATCATAGCGGAAAATATTACCAACGCCCAGTCGCAAAGTGTGCTTGGAAAGTTTAGTATCGTCGGTGGCCGTGATGTTGCGGCTGTGGTTATCAAGCAATTGGCAAGCACACTCGGTATCACCAACAATGCAGAACCGAGCAATCTTCACACGGACCAAGAGGTAAGACGCATCTCAAAGGCAAGCAAACGGTACATAGTTTACTTGCTACACCATCTCCCATCTTCCGTAGGTCCAATGGTGCATGGATGTAATATGCCACGGATTATCGCTACCGCTGTCCGAGCACGACATCATCAAGGACGGTGTGAACATTTACTGCGAATGGATCAGTGCCGTGCTGCCACAGACGAAGATCAGTGTACCACGGCCAATTATCGATGATCCGAATACATACGTTcggaaaataatcaaacatttGTACAATCTCTTTGTGCCTCGCCCTGGAGAAGGTACGGTTTCACTGCCCGGGCAATACACCTAATCgaaaaaaacgcaccaacTACAGTGCATTCTCACACGTGTggtcatgtgtgtgtgcgtgtgtataaGTGTGCATCGGTGTCACGATTTGCACTAATAACCAATATATACTACCACCTTTAGTGTGCAtgcacgtgtgtatgtgtgactCTGTAGCTCTCTATCCGCACTCAATTGGCACCAACTAACTCGATGCACTGATTTTCCAATCTTTCTTCGTTTCAAGTCTGGCCTTTCATTTACAAAGAGGAACTAGGTGAAcgctttaatattttgtttcgtttttttgccgATTGTTTGCACTCAGAGCTAGTACCATGCTAACCCGATGCCTGCCCAAATTTTTACAGGTTCGGATACGATCAATCGACAGGCCGTGCTTTGTCATCGTGTGCTGCGTACCCTGCAGGACACCGCACAAAACTCGCAAATACTCACGGTGGAAACATGGGAAGCGCTGCTCCTCTTTCTGTTAGCCATCAATGATATCCTGCTGGCACCGCCGATCGTTAAGGACGATGTAGGGGATCAGCTGTGCGAACGTGTGCTAAGCGTTTTGTTCGAAGTGTGGCTGTTGGCCTGCAGCAGATGCTTCCCATCGCCGTCGCTATGGAAAACGTTCCAGGAATCGTGTGCCGCCTGGCGTCACCGAATTGCCCTTGTCGAACAATGGAACCGTGTAAACCTGGGACTTACGGCTAAGCTACTTGAATTTACCTACGGTCCAGCGTTTCCAGAAATGAAGATCGGTAAATAAAATTCGAATCATGCATTGTACGCAAAATAATAAGCTCTCTTTTGTAGCTGACGAAGACGCCAATCTTGTGCCGGATGGTATGACCAACGACGGAATTGCGCAAGCTTGGATACGCTTTCTGAAGATCCTCGGAGCACCAACGGATCTTTGCTGTCCGCAGGTGATCAGCCGTACCCCACAGTTTGTCCAAGCGGTGCTACTTAACGCGGATGGGATTGAACCACAGCACCATCCCTGTTTGCTGAACCTTCCACAAATCTTTCTCAAGACGCTGAAAGGAATTGCCGGCTTAGTAGACGCTTTTCTCGGTAGGTAACGAACAGCTGCTGCTCCTTGGTTGTTGATTGTTTCAACTGaaacttttgtccatttttaCAATTACACGTAAGGCATAGCCCAGTTTAGAATGGACGAGCATAATCTTCTAGAAAACTTCAATCAGCTGTCATTCACAAGCGCTGGTGGTGGAATGCATACGAGTAGTGGATCGATCATTAGCTTTAGACACTCGGGAGGCGAGATCAAATCGAGCGCCCTGCGAGCAAGCGGAGGACTCGGGGGTCTTGGTCTCGGTGCCGCATTAGGTGTGGTCGGGTCAGGCAGTAGTTCGACTGCGGGAGCAATGGGTACTGTCTCTAGCGTCGTTACTGgttctggtggtggtggtggtgttggtggtggaaccGGTTGCATAAATAGTGTTAATGTTATAAGCTGCAGTTCGAATGCCGCTAGCACGGGAGTACAGAACAGTGGCAACGGGGGGAGCGGTGTCGGTGCGGGGTTTGGTTTTTCATGCGATGTATCTGCAGCGAGTCAGGGTAAAATCACAATCGTACTAAATATGTTAAACATTAGCAGCCGTTTACTAACTTCATTAAATCCCCCATTTTCGCGCACATCAAACATCCACTCATTCGTCATGCTAACGATCGCAATAATAGCTGACGGCGGTTTGGGATTTTGCAATGGCAAATCATCGTTACTCATCGCTGACGCTAACGGATCGGCTAACTCTCCAACACCGCCGCTACAACGCCGTCTGGCGAAGAGCTTCAGTGTTTCGCCGTCGCTACCGTCCGCACATGCTGTCATCTCGATGGCGCAAGCCAAGGGTTCGTGGACTTACTTGCTTGTTCGTCTCGGAATGTTCGTGTGTCGTTATACGTAGTTTGTTTGATATACTGCTGTCCGCTatatataaattttgtttaaatgccCCTCTTGTCATAGCTGTGTAGTGAATTCTTttctatataaatatatatccTTGTAGCCTATCATAATTTGCCTaatttgcacaaaacaaatttaacacaGGCATGATTGTTGCGCCTCATAGGACAATGTGTAGCGTGTAGTGCCCAAGTGGACAATTTCGCTCGTTTCACATCATTGCACCATTAAACACCTCCGTTTGCACCATTTATCGTTTGTCACCTGTTGTGAGCTTCTTTACAGTTAATGCATTGCATTTTCGGTTCGATTGCAGGATTTACCAAAGGTTCCTTTAGTGGACTAACCAGCAGTCGAAGCTCGTCTAACCATCCAACTAATGCGCCACAATCGGCATCCCTTCCGTCGACTGGATTTTCATGTAAGCTAGCAAATGTTTCTGGGTACATTTACAAATTACAATTTACGTAAAACTTCCTTCTCTTATACCTCAAGCAATGCTATCATTATGTCAAGAAAATCGTTACCCATTAGCTGCAAATCGTCCCAGATGCAATAGTATTTTGCATCTCTTCGGTGAGTGGCTCTTCGATGCGGCACACATTGGAGGTGATACGTGGATGCAAAATACGAAAAGTGAGTTCCACTTTGCACAATAATCCGAATCCCAAACTAATCAACATTCGTCCCTTCTTCCAGAACGCGCAGCCGAAGCCAAACGGCGTCCTTCCTCCATGATCATGGACAACCGGAAGGGTAGTTTGTCACAACCGCCTTCCTTGTCCGAGGTGAACGATGTTGCTCCAGGTCTCACCATTGACAAGTACGAGTCGGGAAAGGCAGAAGCACTTGGTGCTTTGTGTCGCATATTTTGTGCGAAGAAAACGGGCGAAGAAATTCTTCCAGTGTATTTGGCTCGGTTTTATATGGCACTTCACCAAGGACTTAAGACGAACGATAGCCGAGAGTGTATGGAAACGCTTGCCAGCATACTGTACAACTCGTCAGACTTGTTCCGCATTGATCTGGAAGGAATTCAGGTTCTGCTGCCTGCATTCATTGGCGCCTTGGAGCTTATACTGCCGGAGAAGGATCTAAAGATGCGTTCACAGAATGTGGTCATAAACAAAACTGAACTGCGGCGTGCTGCTATCAACATTCTGCTTTCCATGCTGGCCCTTCCGCTTCACTTCCAGACACTTCCCATACGCGACATTATGGGTGGACCGAATGACAGGTGAACGATCTGTCGAAGATCATCACGTTACGCGCTTTGAtaacggttttttgttgttgtccttTTTAACAGGAGTATAACTTTCATTCACCTAAAACCACGCCTTATCAACATTCTCATGAACGCTTTGCAAGTGGAAACGGatccacaaaacacacacatgctgCTGGGTGGGTTGCATCTGTGCGTTCAGGATGCAGTAACATTTGAAGAGACGGAAAAGGGTTCCGCTGAAGTATTGCACTCGTTGCACCCAACTGCTGAAACGTCCAATTTACTTAGCTCGGGTAAGTTTTTGCCAGGAGGAATAAATGCTtacgcattttatttttctttaatgccGCTCGAAAGTTATTCACCGCATTTGCAGCTTTATTTATCAATATAAAACaatgtatgttttctttttttttacaatattttttgtattttttcaccGTCGATTACattatggttttgtttaaaaatacaaacaaaaaaatcattgcttTCCCGTAAATTTTCTGTGCCATCGGAACGATCAACTGACCGAACTGAACCATTTGCCATCGCACCATTTTGTCGCCATCATTTTGTGCACCATTAATGCCGCTGCTAGCCTGCTCCGAGAAGAGTGCCTACTCCATGAACAGCGCCAATTCCAGCATCGGTGGACACAGTACCGCAACACTTAGCAATGAACCTTCTAGTTTGCCGGCTTTTGATGATTTCTCATCCGACATTATTCATGAGTTAGAATTGAGTTCATCTGCAATTTATGGTAATTAGTTAATTTCTTCTCATTCCCTACGTTATGATGCACGTGCTACCTTTATCCCAGTAAATGCTTTGTCTTTCGAAACCGATTTTgtgtaatatttgttttgcatagCTCCTCgctagatttttgttttcatcatttgTATTATTGACCTCTTATTTCAACATATGAGTTGTAGATCGCAACACCTGGTGTTACCTGCACATGTGTTGTATGTGATATAAAAGCACATAAATGGAGGTAGATTGCAAGCAATTTTCTGATGCGTCCCTGTATGATCATGCATTATATGCCGGGAGTTGAGGGCAGTGTAATAATACAGTTTCCTTCCCTCTCAGATAGCGCCCATGCATTGTTTGTGCGAGCAACCTATCTTGTGTGTCACCGTTTGATTTCGTCGTGGAAAACCGACCTCAACGTATCTCTGGCAGCACTGGAATTGTTGACCGGTTTGGCAGGAATGCACGTCAAAGATTCAGGTAATTGCGCTtcatttcaaatcaattaTGAAAGTTCAATGATTGTAACCGCTGATTTGCAGATGTGTTGGAGTGTAAACGGGCTGTTAAGTGGATTTGTGACTACATTTGCTACCAATGTTCTAGACCACCGCCAGCACACATTAAGGATCTGCATAGCACGATCGTGGCCGCGTTTCAGTGTACCTCCGCCTGGTTGATGAACCATCCGTATCTACTGCAGGATAAAGAATGTCTAACAATCGTACTGGAAGTCGTTGAGCTGGGTATATCGGGATCGAAAAGTGTTGGCAAACCGAGCGAACCGGTCAAGTATAAGGACGAGAAAGAGCTGAAACCGGCCAGTATGCGAGTGCGAGATGCGGCCGAAAATATGCTGACCATGATTCTGGAACAGATTGATTACTTTCCGAACGAATGTGGCAAGCAATCGCTGTCGTCCCTTTTGGATGAAGTAGTGCTGGCCAAGCACTCCAACACTTCCGGCGAGCATGTGGGCGAATTGCCCCAAGAGCAAGCGATCAAAAAGTTTAAGTATTTTGTGACGGAAAACTCAACCGTGCTTGCGCTGTTCGAAGAACCGCTCGGCAACGATCAGGATCCTCAACCAACGGTTACAAGTACGTATCACGGAGTTTTGTAATAACGATgcaatgaaataattatttccCTTACTTTTTTGCAGTTCTTATCCGTGGTCCGTTTGGTCGTCATGCTTGGACAATGCAACTGCGGCATCTGTCGAGAAGCAAATCGGGTACGAAATATCATGCACCGAATCCTGGCCGACCTGTACCGATGAACGATATTATGATGCGCCAGGAAATGGAGTACAAGTATTTCCCCGATTCGGTAGATCGTATTCCACCGTGCGTAGTGGACTATTCGATACCGACGCTGGATTCAGCGGAACAAAAGATCGGCAACCAGTCCACCAAACAGTTGGCCCGATTAGTTGAGCAGCAGGTCGGGTATGAAAAGCTCTCGTGGGCCGAAACGGAGTGTTCCGTCGATGGACTGGGACATGCCCAAGAAGCATCACCACCCGCTGTCTGTCACGAATTCCAAGCTGCCCGGTTGTTTTTGTCTCACTTTGGGTTTCTTACGATCGGTCAAAATAATGGTAGTGGACAAAAACTGGACGGTAGTGCACCGTTACTAACGACGCTTGATTCTTCCAAACAGGAGTTTTGTCAAGATTTGAAAATGTTGGATAAAATGTCACCCCGATCATGTGACACAATACACGTGTTCTACGTGAAGGCTGGCCAAAGCACGGAAGCAGAAATTATCGGTAACATGGAGCCAGACAATTTACCGTCCATTGATGCTCATTTCTGGAGAATGCTCTACACGATCGGTTGGCCAGTGAACGTTCAAGAGCACGCAGGCTGGACAGGTTTCGTTGCCAATAGTTGGAAGATTCCGCGTGAGAATAAATCATGCCCACAGACAAACGATGAACAAAGAGGTCGATCACCCGAAGAGTGGCAACTTAATGGCGAGAAAACCGTACTTTACTGGGCGGACGTTTCCTCGGAGATGGCAATTGTGGTGCCGAACCGTAACAACAAAGTGGACAACACTGTTGAGGATACAACGGACGGAAACGGTTGCCCGTCGACAACTTACGAGCGTAGCGTGAGCGAAATTCAACCCCGTTCGTCCTCTGtttcaaccaaccaaccacgGCAATACTCACTGGACAGTGAATCAGCTCGGCTCGGATCGATTAGCAAATCGGCCGATCCAATTCCACCGATGCGCCGCAGAACAGGGGCATCCAAACCCAGCACCCTGTACACTGCACCAACGGCCAAGATTTTGCTCGTTTGGCTGGAAAGCTTTGAGGATCATCTGACGTTCCCGGTGGATAACCTTTTGCACTACACCCGGGCTGGATATTCAGCCCAGCACGGTTCCGTTGCAGCTATCACTTCGGGCGAATGTTTCATCATCTATCTGCACGCACTGTCGTCTAGCTTGCTGCGCGTAAAACTCCAAGGACCGGTAGGGCGTATGAATTTCGCCATTCCTCTAATAGACGGCATGGTCGTCAGCAAACGGGTGATTGGATCACTCATTCGTCAAACTGCTTGCAATATGGCAAAGCGCAAGCGTTTGGACAATGATTCGTAAGTTGCACAattattgaaatgtttcaaaacacatttaaacaaTGTTTCCTATTTTGCAGCTACCAACCACCGCACGTTCGGCGCCGCATCAAGATTCAGGAAATTATGCAAAAGTATAAGAAAGATCTGACCGAGGCAGAGATGCTGGCCGATTTGTTTAAGCCGTCAATATAATGCACGTAATGCAACTTTAAAAAGTATTACACTAATTTATAACTAAACCACAACCTTCGTTTTATTCCGTCTCATCATTTGAGGCTTAACGTTATGCAATTCCAAACTAATGATACAATAAAGTATAAGGTTCGCACAACATGCGCAATCATAACTGATCTATATTTTGCTTCTCaaacatgaattttaattgcttACTTTACTCTTTCCCATATCCTTTTTAAAAGCGTAAGTAATCTTCAACAGAAAATTAGCTTTTTGTAGTATCTCATGCATTACGGAACCTGTATCGGAATGCcatggaaatatttttagcCAAATTTTATGTTGTGTCCCACTGTTCCAGGccggtttttctttccttccagcTTGATCAATAGTGTGCGTGCAAAAGGGCAGAAAAGTACAGGGTTCGTATGCATGGAAAATGTCCGCTGAAGATAAGCATTGAACGATCATGCAAAAATGTttgacaaaaaatagaaaatcacatttataattagataatttgcaaaatatgaattgatttgaattgaattaaaGTAAAATCTGTTCAACACACCAATTCTCGCATTTACCGCCATCTCCACCATACGCGCATCGGGTCAAACCGTGTACACTTGTTTCTTTTGGTGATGTGTGCGTAAGATCTCGCTTGTCTTCGGTTCAAACGATCGCAAGACGCATCTCGCCACTAGTACCAACTCGTTCGCGCAACATAACGGTCGTCGAAAGGGCACACACCGATCGTGGGCAACTTTAGAGCAATTGCAGTGACTGAAGTTTCAGTGGAGAAACGTGTTTTGCGTTGACAAAGCTTGCCTAGCCTTTTGCTATTCGTGTGAGAACGAGGGATTTGCACCAAAAATTCCTTGACGCTTTCCGCGACTGTGCCAATCGTGTTTACCAGCAACGTTCCAGCAGTGGCCTAAGCTAGCCGACGGGTAGGATTAAGTAGTTGATCTTTCAAATCAATACGAgtgttgagcaaaaaaaaaagggcgtGCATACAGGCCAAGAATAAGGGCAGTGTGTTCGATCTAGCTGTGGTAAGAAGGTGGCCAAATGTGTTGTGTGAAATGTTCGAGTAGTGTTCCGACACTACCGAAATAGTGTTGTGCTCGAGCTGAAACTCGACAGAAACGGCGTTTTATTAAGCGGCTCTCCTTCGGGagcaattttg
Proteins encoded in this window:
- the LOC125762813 gene encoding ral GTPase-activating protein subunit beta isoform X3, which translates into the protein MYSEWASLYPIIAENITNAQSQSVLGKFSIVGGRDVAAVVIKQLASTLGITNNAEPSNLHTDQEVQWCMDVICHGLSLPLSEHDIIKDGVNIYCEWISAVLPQTKISVPRPIIDDPNTYVRKIIKHLYNLFVPRPGEGSDTINRQAVLCHRVLRTLQDTAQNSQILTVETWEALLLFLLAINDILLAPPIVKDDVGDQLCERVLSVLFEVWLLACSRCFPSPSLWKTFQESCAAWRHRIALVEQWNRVNLGLTAKLLEFTYGPAFPEMKIADEDANLVPDGMTNDGIAQAWIRFLKILGAPTDLCCPQVISRTPQFVQAVLLNADGIEPQHHPCLLNLPQIFLKTLKGIAGLVDAFLGFTKGSFSGLTSSRSSSNHPTNAPQSASLPSTGFSSMLSLCQENRYPLAANRPRCNSILHLFGEWLFDAAHIGGDTWMQNTKKRAAEAKRRPSSMIMDNRKGSLSQPPSLSEVNDVAPGLTIDKYESGKAEALGALCRIFCAKKTGEEILPVYLARFYMALHQGLKTNDSRECMETLASILYNSSDLFRIDLEGIQVLLPAFIGALELILPEKDLKMRSQNVVINKTELRRAAINILLSMLALPLHFQTLPIRDIMGGPNDRSITFIHLKPRLINILMNALQVETDPQNTHMLLGGLHLCVQDAVTFEETEKGSAEVLHSLHPTAETSNLLSSACSEKSAYSMNSANSSIGGHSTATLSNEPSSLPAFDDFSSDIIHELELSSSAIYDSAHALFVRATYLVCHRLISSWKTDLNVSLAALELLTGLAGMHVKDSDVLECKRAVKWICDYICYQCSRPPPAHIKDLHSTIVAAFQCTSAWLMNHPYLLQDKECLTIVLEVVELGISGSKSVGKPSEPVKYKDEKELKPASMRVRDAAENMLTMILEQIDYFPNECGKQSLSSLLDEVVLAKHSNTSGEHVGELPQEQAIKKFKYFVTENSTVLALFEEPLGNDQDPQPTVTILIRGPFGRHAWTMQLRHLSRSKSGTKYHAPNPGRPVPMNDIMMRQEMEYKYFPDSVDRIPPCVVDYSIPTLDSAEQKIGNQSTKQLARLVEQQVGYEKLSWAETECSVDGLGHAQEASPPAVCHEFQAARLFLSHFGFLTIGQNNGSGQKLDGSAPLLTTLDSSKQEFCQDLKMLDKMSPRSCDTIHVFYVKAGQSTEAEIIGNMEPDNLPSIDAHFWRMLYTIGWPVNVQEHAGWTGFVANSWKIPRENKSCPQTNDEQRGRSPEEWQLNGEKTVLYWADVSSEMAIVVPNRNNKVDNTVEDTTDGNGCPSTTYERSVSEIQPRSSSVSTNQPRQYSLDSESARLGSISKSADPIPPMRRRTGASKPSTLYTAPTAKILLVWLESFEDHLTFPVDNLLHYTRAGYSAQHGSVAAITSGECFIIYLHALSSSLLRVKLQGPVGRMNFAIPLIDGMVVSKRVIGSLIRQTACNMAKRKRLDNDSYQPPHVRRRIKIQEIMQKYKKDLTEAEMLADLFKPSI